One window of the Microbulbifer sp. Q7 genome contains the following:
- the urtC gene encoding urea ABC transporter permease subunit UrtC translates to MSTVNTAINKIGRLFTELRQPGKGSSILVGALLVTTLAMSAANLLLPAESPLYVSTYTITLMGKYLCFAMLAMAVDIIWGYCGILSLGHGAFFALGGYGMGMYLMRQIGDRGVYGNPDLPDFMVFLNWQELPWYWFGMDQFWFAMLVALAVPGLLAFIFGWLAFRSRVTGVYLSIMTQALTYALMLAFFRNEMGFGGNNGLTDFKDILGFDLQADGTRVALLLTTTLLVVIAFISSRAIVQSRLGRVIVAVRDAEARARFLGYRTEHYKVWLFVYSALIAALAGVLYVPQVGIINPGEFTPLNSIEVVVWVAVGGRGTLYGAIVGALLVNYAKTRFTAIMPDGWLFALGALFVIVTVYLPKGLAGLLQRSPDDAPVPPAQDKVPAGNRGGIGPQEVNA, encoded by the coding sequence ATGAGCACAGTAAATACCGCAATAAACAAAATCGGCCGGCTCTTCACTGAGCTGCGCCAGCCCGGTAAGGGTTCTTCCATTCTGGTGGGTGCACTGCTGGTAACAACGCTGGCCATGTCTGCCGCCAACCTGTTGTTGCCTGCGGAATCGCCGTTGTATGTCAGTACTTACACCATCACCCTGATGGGAAAATATCTATGCTTTGCCATGTTGGCCATGGCGGTGGATATCATCTGGGGCTATTGCGGCATCCTGAGTCTCGGCCACGGGGCGTTCTTTGCGCTCGGCGGTTACGGCATGGGCATGTACCTGATGCGCCAGATTGGTGACCGCGGTGTGTATGGCAATCCGGATCTGCCGGACTTTATGGTGTTTTTAAACTGGCAGGAACTGCCGTGGTACTGGTTTGGTATGGATCAGTTCTGGTTCGCCATGCTGGTGGCACTCGCCGTGCCGGGGCTGCTGGCCTTTATCTTTGGCTGGCTGGCGTTTCGCTCGCGGGTGACCGGCGTATATCTGTCCATCATGACCCAGGCGTTGACCTATGCGCTGATGCTGGCGTTTTTTCGCAATGAAATGGGGTTCGGCGGCAACAACGGGCTCACGGATTTCAAGGATATTCTCGGGTTTGATTTGCAGGCCGATGGCACACGGGTGGCGCTGTTACTGACGACCACGCTGCTGGTGGTGATCGCCTTTATCAGCAGCCGCGCGATTGTGCAGTCGCGCCTTGGCCGCGTGATTGTGGCGGTGCGGGATGCGGAGGCGCGTGCGCGCTTTCTCGGCTACCGCACCGAACACTACAAGGTATGGCTGTTCGTGTACTCGGCACTGATCGCGGCGCTGGCGGGCGTACTGTATGTACCGCAGGTGGGGATTATCAATCCCGGTGAATTTACCCCGCTCAACTCCATTGAGGTGGTGGTATGGGTGGCGGTGGGTGGCCGCGGCACGCTGTACGGCGCCATCGTTGGCGCCTTGCTGGTGAACTACGCCAAGACCCGCTTTACCGCCATTATGCCCGACGGCTGGCTGTTTGCCCTCGGCGCCTTGTTTGTGATCGTTACCGTGTACCTGCCCAAAGGGCTGGCAGGTTTGTTGCAACGCTCTCCTGATGACGCCCCTGTGCCGCCGGCGCAGGATAAAGTCCCTGCGGGCAACCGCGGAGGAATCGGCCCCCAGGAGGTCAACGCATGA
- the urtB gene encoding urea ABC transporter permease subunit UrtB — translation MKKLILSCALLMTAFAAICVQAQTHSVPPAVEATLQQLTKASLRETGELVKQLEDSGGAAMRPLFETMLAGDLHYHKPTGNLMAVSKNTAGDYLGRDVFTGADLGVQARRDIKKIRVNNRLRGQLRDAIARINLLQGNPEQQRMALLAMLDDLSTDNMRLLQSASEAGVSAEVADLISLAEAMVRLRESNVTDERVAAINAMSHHLEAPVRNQLRRLLDNENEGDDAVRAAAQKALDKITERIEFYGQLEQLFFGLSLGSVLVLAAIGLAITFGVMGVINMAHGEMIMLGAYTTYVIQQLMPEAIGYSLLIAVPAAFLVSGSVGVLIERGVIRHLQGRPLETLLATFGISLILQQAVRSIFSPLNMQVVTPEWMSGSLAINPVFSVTYNRLYILLFALAVFAALVMVLKKTSLGLNVRAVSQNRDMAKAMGVRTEMVDAMTFGLGSGIAGVAGVALSQLTNVGPNLGQAYIIDSFMVVVFGGVGNLLGTLVGGFSLGVANKFLEPATGAVLANIIVLVCLILFIQKRPKGLFPQRGRAAE, via the coding sequence GTGAAAAAATTGATACTGAGTTGTGCCCTGCTGATGACGGCATTTGCCGCCATTTGCGTGCAGGCGCAGACGCACTCTGTACCACCTGCCGTGGAGGCCACGCTACAGCAGTTAACGAAGGCCAGCCTGCGTGAGACCGGGGAACTGGTGAAGCAGCTGGAGGATTCCGGTGGTGCCGCCATGCGGCCACTGTTTGAAACCATGCTCGCCGGTGATCTGCACTATCACAAGCCCACCGGAAATCTGATGGCGGTTAGCAAAAATACCGCCGGCGATTACCTCGGTCGGGATGTATTTACTGGCGCAGATCTGGGGGTACAGGCGCGGCGGGACATCAAGAAAATTCGCGTAAACAACCGGCTGCGCGGTCAGCTGCGCGACGCCATCGCGCGGATCAATCTGCTGCAGGGCAACCCCGAGCAGCAGCGCATGGCGCTACTGGCCATGCTGGACGATCTGTCTACCGACAACATGCGCCTGCTACAAAGCGCCTCCGAGGCCGGGGTAAGTGCCGAGGTTGCCGACCTGATCAGCCTGGCGGAAGCCATGGTGCGCCTACGGGAAAGTAACGTCACCGATGAGCGTGTTGCGGCGATTAACGCCATGAGCCACCACCTGGAGGCCCCGGTGCGCAATCAACTGCGCCGGTTGCTTGACAATGAAAATGAAGGGGATGATGCCGTGAGGGCAGCAGCCCAAAAGGCGCTGGATAAAATTACCGAGCGCATCGAATTCTACGGCCAGCTGGAGCAGCTGTTTTTTGGGCTCAGCCTCGGCTCTGTGCTGGTCCTGGCCGCCATCGGCCTTGCCATTACGTTTGGTGTAATGGGTGTGATCAATATGGCACACGGCGAAATGATCATGCTCGGCGCCTACACCACCTACGTGATTCAGCAGCTGATGCCAGAAGCCATCGGCTACTCACTATTGATTGCAGTGCCCGCGGCCTTTCTGGTGTCCGGTAGCGTGGGGGTGCTGATCGAGCGCGGTGTCATCCGTCATCTACAGGGGCGGCCGCTGGAAACCCTGCTGGCGACATTTGGCATCAGCCTGATTTTGCAGCAAGCGGTACGCAGTATTTTTTCGCCACTGAATATGCAGGTGGTAACCCCGGAGTGGATGAGCGGCTCGCTGGCGATCAATCCAGTCTTTTCTGTTACTTATAACCGTCTGTATATCCTGCTGTTTGCGCTGGCGGTGTTTGCGGCACTGGTGATGGTGTTGAAAAAAACCTCGCTCGGGCTCAACGTGCGCGCGGTCTCTCAAAATCGTGACATGGCAAAAGCCATGGGTGTTCGCACGGAAATGGTGGACGCCATGACCTTTGGACTCGGCTCTGGCATTGCTGGTGTGGCCGGTGTTGCCCTGTCGCAGTTGACCAATGTGGGCCCGAATCTGGGGCAGGCATACATCATCGACTCGTTCATGGTGGTGGTATTCGGTGGTGTGGGTAATCTGCTCGGTACACTGGTGGGTGGGTTCTCGCTCGGTGTGGCGAATAAATTTCTCGAGCCGGCGACGGGCGCGGTGCTGGCAAACATCATCGTACTGGTCTGCCTGATTCTGTTTATCCAGAAGCGTCCCAAAGGGCTGTTTCCCCAGCGTGGGAGGGCCGCAGAATGA
- a CDS encoding autotransporter domain-containing protein, with amino-acid sequence MSGDTITCSGSDPGFAVDNLRDLTIDILPGASLNGTIAATDVRTLTIDNAGVLQSVSLLNIGLLNFDNVGTINQGLEMSGDGDHNIVNRATGNINQFLTINGDGDNSVVNQGTLNQGITASGNGSLRITNEASATINSGILVTGDADTIVDNSGTIQGTAVSLDGGSDTVINRAGARINAQVDQGSGDDTFVMEGGFVNSVQQGDGKDQATILGGVLTSYMAGADNDELTWSGGQVRNLDMQDGDDNVRLIGLTDTNLMGYPINGGLGTDELEWENTIGGRPDRLTQWEQIRLLSGSELTMNGDLILGDSGTNTGSLFIDRSATLFANQGQRRIAPAVPGNSVDLRNAGLIDMTGNNSPFDILSLTGDYLGQNGRMALDTFLASDDSPSDYLRTIGNEQGSTQLFINNTNGPGALTVADGILVNLVIDGRSTPSTFSLANIVAAGPYEYLLFRGGVSAGTENNWYLRSHMANSSSSSSSSSSSGGSGSSSSSSSSGGSTSSSSSGSSSSSGSSSGSSSSSSGSSSSSSGSSGGSTSSSSSGSSSSSGSSSGSSSSSSSSSSSSSGSSGGSTSSSSSSGSSGGSTSSSSSGSSSSSGSSSGSSSSSSSSSSSSSGSSGGSTSSSSSSGSSGGSTSSSSSGSSSSSGSSSGSSSSSSSSSSSSSGSSGGSTSSSSSGSSSSSGSSSSGSSSGSSSSSGSSSSGSSSSSSSSSSSGSSSSSGSSSSGGTGIITPIYRPEVPTHVALPSVSRALTMETVGTFHEREGEQAWSKRNNGSSALWVRAFGDQLKLSQGGTVDQKYDGNLWGIQLGVPIYGRSSAGGQRDIFGVMIGRGGANGDVSGFALAQKNLATGKVELDQHNLGGYWTHHWPGGAYFDGVLLLSSFDGESRSYRGVSADIDGNEITASMEVGIPIPLDGTWTLEPQGQLIWQHQNMSGSQDRFSNISFDNVNALTARIGGRFVADILHGNNLWRPYFKANIWHEDHGSDPVYFNTTPIFVGRGQTMLETGIGLTVDFSGTTSLFGIIDYTQDIDSGELESFEARLGFHKKW; translated from the coding sequence ATGTCCGGCGACACCATCACCTGCTCCGGTAGCGATCCTGGATTTGCGGTCGACAACCTCAGAGACTTAACGATTGATATTCTGCCGGGGGCCAGCCTGAATGGGACCATCGCCGCCACCGATGTGCGGACGCTCACCATCGACAATGCCGGCGTTCTCCAAAGTGTCAGCCTGCTCAACATTGGCCTGCTGAACTTTGACAATGTGGGAACCATCAACCAGGGGCTGGAGATGTCCGGCGATGGCGACCACAACATCGTCAACCGCGCCACAGGAAACATCAACCAGTTCCTGACCATTAATGGTGACGGTGACAATTCCGTCGTCAACCAGGGCACGCTGAACCAGGGTATTACGGCGTCTGGCAATGGTTCCCTGCGTATCACCAACGAGGCGAGCGCCACGATTAATTCGGGAATTCTGGTCACTGGTGACGCGGACACCATTGTCGACAACAGCGGCACCATTCAGGGCACAGCCGTGTCACTGGACGGTGGCAGTGACACCGTCATCAATCGCGCCGGTGCCCGTATCAACGCTCAGGTGGATCAGGGCTCGGGCGATGACACCTTCGTGATGGAGGGTGGCTTTGTAAATTCGGTGCAACAGGGCGACGGGAAAGATCAGGCGACGATCCTCGGCGGAGTGCTAACCAGCTATATGGCCGGTGCGGATAATGACGAGCTGACCTGGAGTGGCGGACAGGTCCGCAATCTGGATATGCAAGATGGCGACGATAACGTCCGCCTGATCGGGCTGACCGACACCAACCTGATGGGGTACCCCATCAATGGCGGTCTCGGAACGGACGAGCTGGAGTGGGAAAACACCATCGGTGGCCGACCCGACCGCTTGACCCAATGGGAACAGATCAGACTGCTCAGCGGGTCCGAACTGACCATGAATGGCGACCTGATACTTGGCGACAGTGGGACGAACACGGGCAGCCTTTTTATCGACCGCAGTGCCACACTGTTTGCCAACCAGGGCCAGAGACGAATCGCACCGGCGGTACCCGGCAATAGCGTTGACTTGAGAAACGCTGGCCTGATCGATATGACCGGTAATAACAGCCCCTTCGATATTCTCTCCCTCACCGGCGACTACCTCGGCCAGAATGGGCGCATGGCACTCGATACATTCCTGGCCAGTGATGACTCGCCCTCCGATTACTTGCGCACCATCGGCAATGAGCAGGGCTCTACCCAGCTGTTTATCAACAACACCAATGGCCCCGGCGCACTCACGGTTGCAGATGGCATTCTGGTCAATCTGGTCATCGACGGCCGCAGCACACCGAGTACTTTTTCCCTGGCGAACATTGTCGCTGCCGGGCCCTATGAATACTTGCTGTTTCGCGGAGGGGTAAGTGCGGGTACCGAGAACAACTGGTACCTGCGATCCCATATGGCCAATAGCTCGTCGAGTAGTTCGTCAAGCTCAAGCTCGGGCGGTTCCGGTAGCAGCTCGTCCAGCTCAAGCTCCGGTGGCAGCACTTCCAGCAGTTCCTCCGGCTCGTCGAGTTCCTCAGGCTCCAGTAGCGGGTCCAGCTCCTCTAGTAGCGGCTCCAGTAGCTCTTCTAGTGGTAGCTCCGGCGGCAGCACGTCCAGCAGCTCTTCCGGCTCGTCGAGTTCCTCCGGCTCCAGTAGCGGGTCCAGTTCCTCTAGCAGCAGCTCCAGTAGCTCGTCCAGCGGTAGCTCCGGTGGCAGCACTTCAAGTAGCTCTTCGAGCGGTAGCTCCGGCGGCAGCACGTCCAGCAGCTCTTCCGGCTCGTCGAGTTCCTCCGGCTCCAGTAGCGGGTCCAGTTCCTCTAGCAGCAGCTCCAGTAGCTCGTCCAGCGGTAGTTCCGGTGGCAGCACTTCAAGTAGCTCATCCAGCGGTAGCTCCGGCGGCAGCACGTCCAGCAGCTCTTCCGGCTCGTCGAGTTCCTCCGGCTCCAGTAGTGGGTCCAGTTCCTCGAGCAGCAGCTCCAGTAGCTCGTCCAGCGGTAGCTCCGGTGGCAGCACGTCCAGTAGTTCGTCCGGGTCTTCGAGCTCCTCGGGCTCCAGCTCCTCCGGAAGCTCTTCCGGCAGCAGCTCCAGCAGCGGCTCCAGTTCCTCCGGGAGCTCTTCCAGCAGCTCCAGTAGTTCGTCCAGTGGCAGCTCCAGCTCAAGCGGCAGCTCGTCGTCTGGCGGCACCGGGATCATCACTCCGATCTATCGGCCCGAGGTGCCCACCCATGTTGCACTGCCCTCGGTGAGTCGGGCTCTGACCATGGAGACCGTTGGCACGTTTCACGAGCGCGAGGGCGAGCAAGCTTGGTCCAAGCGCAATAACGGCAGCAGCGCGCTTTGGGTACGCGCTTTCGGCGACCAGCTCAAGCTCAGCCAGGGAGGCACCGTCGACCAGAAGTACGATGGGAACCTGTGGGGAATACAGCTCGGTGTTCCCATTTACGGTCGCAGCAGTGCCGGCGGGCAAAGGGATATATTCGGTGTGATGATCGGTCGCGGTGGCGCCAATGGCGATGTGAGCGGATTCGCGCTGGCGCAGAAAAACCTCGCAACCGGCAAGGTCGAGCTGGATCAACACAACCTGGGCGGCTACTGGACTCACCACTGGCCCGGCGGCGCCTACTTTGACGGCGTGCTGTTGTTATCCAGTTTTGACGGAGAGAGCCGCTCTTACCGAGGGGTGAGCGCGGATATCGATGGCAACGAAATTACGGCCTCCATGGAGGTGGGTATCCCCATTCCACTCGATGGGACCTGGACGCTGGAACCCCAGGGGCAACTGATCTGGCAACACCAAAACATGAGCGGTTCGCAGGACAGATTCTCAAATATCTCATTCGATAATGTAAATGCACTGACCGCACGCATCGGAGGTCGATTTGTTGCCGATATCCTGCATGGAAACAACTTGTGGCGCCCCTACTTCAAGGCCAACATCTGGCACGAAGACCACGGCTCCGACCCGGTCTATTTCAATACCACCCCCATATTCGTAGGCCGGGGGCAGACAATGCTGGAAACCGGGATCGGCCTGACGGTCGACTTCAGTGGCACAACCAGCCTGTTCGGCATCATCGACTACACCCAGGATATTGATTCCGGTGAACTGGAATCGTTCGAGGCGCGCTTGGGATTCCACAAAAAATGGTAG
- a CDS encoding MOSC domain-containing protein: protein MRISALYHFPVKSLQGHKCKSLPLDQFGAVNDRRWMLVDDENQFVTQRRLRSMAQLKATVTGVGVRLENAEGVSIDVPQPEIGADVRTVRVWDDDVLARDAGDAAAQWLSEQLGTAVRLVAMGEEFQRPLASPREDRQVGFADAAPLLVISQASLDDLNSRLAEPVSMLRFRPNLVISGCEPFAEDHWKTLTIHTHDGPLVFDCTHPCARCAIPGLHPFTGRAQKEPLRTLASYRRWEDGQIYFGMNLAPASAVQAPASIHIGDRVEVR, encoded by the coding sequence GTGCGAATCTCCGCGCTCTACCATTTTCCGGTTAAATCCCTGCAGGGGCACAAGTGCAAGTCTTTGCCACTGGACCAGTTCGGTGCGGTCAACGACCGCCGCTGGATGCTGGTAGACGACGAAAATCAGTTCGTTACCCAGCGCCGCCTGCGTTCCATGGCGCAACTCAAAGCCACGGTAACCGGGGTCGGCGTACGCCTGGAAAATGCCGAGGGGGTCAGTATTGATGTACCCCAGCCTGAGATTGGTGCCGATGTGAGAACGGTGCGGGTCTGGGATGACGATGTGCTTGCGCGCGATGCCGGCGATGCGGCCGCGCAGTGGTTGAGTGAGCAGCTAGGCACAGCGGTGCGTCTCGTCGCCATGGGTGAAGAATTCCAGCGGCCGTTGGCGTCGCCGCGGGAAGATCGTCAGGTGGGGTTTGCCGACGCTGCGCCACTGCTGGTGATCAGTCAGGCTTCTCTGGATGATCTCAACAGTCGCCTCGCCGAGCCGGTATCCATGCTGCGCTTCCGCCCCAACCTGGTGATCAGTGGCTGCGAACCCTTCGCTGAAGACCACTGGAAAACCCTCACGATCCATACCCATGACGGCCCCCTGGTATTCGATTGCACCCACCCCTGTGCGCGCTGCGCCATCCCCGGCCTGCATCCGTTTACCGGACGCGCGCAGAAAGAACCCCTGCGCACGCTGGCCAGCTACCGGCGTTGGGAAGACGGACAGATTTATTTTGGGATGAACCTGGCCCCGGCTTCCGCCGTGCAGGCACCGGCCAGCATACACATCGGTGACCGGGTGGAAGTGCGCTGA
- the urtE gene encoding urea ABC transporter ATP-binding subunit UrtE — MIRIEKLNQKYGGTQILWDLDLDIEQGSCTCIMGRNGAGKTTLLKCLMGLLPASAGRILYRGKPIEGSPAQARAKMGIGYVPQGRDIFPLLTVEENLQIGLPARGDGLKKIPDRVFELFPVLKDMLHRRGGDLSGGQQQQLAIGRALVIDPKVLILDEPNEGIQPNIVRQIGDVVTQLNESDGLTVILVEQKLGFARRVGKEFRLMQKGSVVAADKMANLDDALIRQYLAV, encoded by the coding sequence ATGATCCGGATTGAAAAACTCAATCAGAAATACGGCGGCACCCAGATTCTGTGGGATCTCGATCTGGACATCGAGCAGGGCTCCTGTACCTGCATTATGGGCCGCAATGGTGCCGGTAAGACGACGTTACTGAAGTGCCTGATGGGTCTGTTGCCGGCCAGCGCTGGGCGCATTCTGTATCGGGGTAAACCGATTGAAGGTAGCCCGGCGCAGGCGCGGGCCAAAATGGGCATTGGCTATGTGCCCCAGGGGCGAGATATTTTTCCGCTGCTGACGGTGGAGGAAAATCTGCAGATCGGATTACCGGCGCGGGGGGACGGGCTGAAGAAAATTCCCGATCGGGTGTTCGAATTGTTTCCGGTATTGAAAGATATGCTGCACCGTCGCGGTGGCGACTTGTCTGGTGGTCAGCAACAGCAGCTGGCCATTGGTCGCGCGCTGGTGATTGACCCCAAGGTGCTGATTCTGGATGAGCCGAATGAGGGTATCCAGCCGAATATCGTTCGCCAGATCGGGGATGTCGTCACGCAGCTGAACGAGAGCGACGGGCTGACGGTGATTCTTGTGGAGCAGAAACTGGGGTTTGCGCGGCGGGTGGGTAAAGAGTTCCGCCTGATGCAGAAAGGCTCGGTGGTGGCCGCGGACAAGATGGCAAACCTGGACGATGCGCTGATTCGGCAATATCTGGCAGTGTAA
- the urtA gene encoding urea ABC transporter substrate-binding protein, whose translation MNMKKIIASLAFAAGTSVVSAAALAAETIKVGVLHSLSGTMAISETTLKDTVLMMVEEQNRKGGLLGKQLEAVVVDPASDWPLFAEKARELLTKEKVDVIFGCWTSVSRKSVLPVIEELNGLMFYPVQYEGEESSKNVFYTGASPNQQAIPAVDYLMSDLEVERWVLAGTDYVYPRTTNKILEAYLADSGVAKEDIMISYTPFGHSDWQSIVSDIKKFGSAGKKTAVVSTINGDANVPFYKELANQGVSSEDIPVVAFSVGEEELSGIDTGPLVGHLAAWNYFQGIDSEANDYFVQQWKKFIGDEKRVTNDPMEATYIGFNMWAKAVEKAGTTEVDAVEQAMIGIEFPNLTGGVAKMNKNHHLSKPVFIGEIQDDGQFEVVWATDDVVPGDAWSDFLPGSKDLIADWTAPIKCGNYNTKAEACSGQVQ comes from the coding sequence ATGAACATGAAAAAGATTATCGCCAGCCTGGCTTTCGCTGCGGGCACCAGCGTGGTGAGTGCCGCCGCACTGGCCGCAGAGACCATTAAAGTGGGTGTGCTGCACTCCCTCTCCGGCACCATGGCCATCAGTGAAACTACCCTCAAAGACACCGTGCTGATGATGGTGGAAGAGCAGAATCGCAAGGGCGGCCTGCTGGGTAAACAACTGGAAGCGGTGGTGGTTGACCCGGCTTCCGACTGGCCGCTATTTGCGGAGAAGGCGCGCGAGCTGCTCACCAAAGAGAAGGTCGATGTCATCTTCGGCTGCTGGACATCGGTATCGCGCAAGTCGGTACTGCCGGTGATTGAGGAGCTGAACGGACTCATGTTCTACCCGGTACAGTACGAGGGTGAAGAGTCCTCCAAAAATGTGTTTTACACCGGCGCTTCCCCCAACCAGCAGGCCATTCCTGCCGTGGATTACCTGATGTCAGACCTGGAAGTTGAACGCTGGGTGCTCGCAGGCACCGACTACGTGTATCCACGCACCACCAACAAGATTCTTGAGGCGTACCTGGCAGACAGTGGCGTCGCCAAAGAAGACATCATGATCAGCTATACGCCATTCGGTCACTCCGACTGGCAGAGCATCGTGTCCGATATCAAAAAGTTCGGCAGTGCGGGTAAAAAGACCGCCGTGGTCTCCACTATTAACGGTGACGCCAATGTGCCGTTCTACAAAGAACTCGCCAACCAGGGCGTGAGCTCCGAAGACATTCCTGTGGTGGCGTTTTCCGTGGGTGAGGAAGAACTTTCCGGTATCGATACCGGTCCGCTGGTTGGGCACCTGGCCGCATGGAACTACTTTCAGGGTATCGATAGCGAGGCCAACGACTACTTTGTTCAGCAGTGGAAGAAGTTCATTGGTGATGAAAAGCGCGTAACCAATGATCCTATGGAAGCCACCTATATCGGTTTCAACATGTGGGCCAAGGCGGTGGAAAAAGCGGGTACCACGGAAGTGGATGCCGTAGAACAGGCGATGATCGGTATCGAGTTCCCCAATCTGACCGGCGGTGTTGCCAAGATGAATAAAAATCACCACCTGTCCAAGCCGGTATTCATCGGTGAGATCCAGGATGACGGCCAGTTTGAAGTGGTGTGGGCAACCGACGACGTCGTACCCGGCGATGCCTGGTCCGACTTCCTGCCGGGCTCCAAAGACCTGATCGCCGACTGGACCGCACCCATCAAATGCGGCAATTACAACACCAAGGCCGAAGCTTGCAGCGGCCAGGTTCAGTAA
- the urtD gene encoding urea ABC transporter ATP-binding protein UrtD, with translation MTNFDSITGPARELLRRDTAWPFLVPRRRSPDVSKNVILYLESLNVSFDGFKALNDLTLYVNDGELRCLIGANGAGKTTLMDVITGKTPCDSGSAWFGQNIDLLAHDEAEIAQLGIGRKFQKPTVFEAHTVFHNLELSLQGSKGVWSALTARLSGSERDRIDEVLNIIGLEKSRYQLAGSLSHGQKQWLEIGMLLAAEPRLLLVDEPVAGMTAEETERTAELLTSLAGKHTVIVVEHDMEFVRSIARTVTVLHQGSVLAEGTMDQVQNNREVIEVYLGEEA, from the coding sequence ATGACAAATTTCGATTCAATTACCGGGCCCGCGCGGGAGTTGCTGCGCCGGGATACGGCGTGGCCGTTTCTGGTGCCGCGCCGGCGCTCTCCGGATGTCTCCAAGAATGTCATTCTGTATCTGGAGTCGCTGAATGTCAGCTTTGATGGTTTCAAAGCGTTAAACGATCTCACCCTGTATGTGAACGACGGGGAGCTGCGCTGCCTGATCGGCGCCAATGGGGCAGGCAAGACCACTCTGATGGATGTGATTACCGGCAAGACACCCTGCGACAGTGGCAGCGCCTGGTTTGGCCAGAATATCGACCTGCTGGCCCACGACGAGGCGGAAATTGCCCAGCTGGGCATCGGGCGGAAGTTCCAGAAACCCACGGTATTCGAAGCGCACACGGTGTTCCACAACCTGGAATTATCCCTGCAGGGGAGCAAGGGTGTGTGGAGTGCACTCACCGCGCGCCTCTCCGGTAGTGAGCGGGATCGTATCGATGAGGTGCTCAATATCATCGGCCTGGAGAAGTCCCGCTACCAGTTGGCCGGGTCCCTGTCCCACGGTCAGAAACAGTGGCTGGAGATCGGCATGTTACTGGCCGCCGAGCCGCGGCTATTGCTGGTGGATGAGCCGGTGGCGGGTATGACCGCGGAAGAAACCGAGCGCACCGCGGAGTTGCTTACCTCTCTGGCGGGCAAGCACACGGTGATTGTGGTGGAGCACGATATGGAATTTGTGCGCAGTATTGCGCGTACCGTCACGGTGCTGCATCAGGGCTCGGTACTGGCGGAGGGCACGATGGACCAGGTACAGAACAACCGCGAGGTTATTGAAGTGTATCTCGGGGAGGAAGCATGA